A stretch of Paenibacillus peoriae DNA encodes these proteins:
- a CDS encoding UDP-N-acetylmuramoyl-tripeptide--D-alanyl-D-alanine ligase, producing MKRTTGQIASMCEGTLHGEADAEQIVEGVFTDSRRPQSQGLFVPLVGERFDGHNYVQQIVSEAGAAAFLWQKDHGVPPAENAIEVEDTLEALQHLAAAYLRETGVSVVGITGSNGKTTTKDIVNALLGTTFKVHKTEGNYNNHIGLPLTVLSMPQDTDILILEMGMSGRGEIRLLANIAQPDVAIITNIGESHLLQLGSRAEIARAKLEITSGLKPGGLLIYNGDEPLLSQVLAESETVKPEGLKLFTFGLAAGNDDYPTEITSDGEGSLFITAQSGKEAFRLPLLGQHNVVNGLAALAVARHFNVDADHIRKGLSSLKLTGMRIEVVNCPNGLTVLNDAYNASPASMKAAIQTLSAYKTDGRKVAVLGDMLELGPEEKQFHEEIGIFAAKHDVEVLFTYGALGTSIAQGAQGLMPAVNVHAYTDKQELIQHLRVHLHANDIVLVKASRGMRLEEIVDALKNGPLQN from the coding sequence ATGAAAAGAACAACCGGTCAGATTGCATCTATGTGTGAAGGAACACTTCACGGAGAAGCGGACGCCGAACAGATAGTCGAAGGCGTTTTTACAGATTCTCGCAGGCCGCAGAGCCAAGGGTTGTTTGTTCCACTCGTGGGCGAACGATTTGATGGGCATAATTATGTGCAGCAGATCGTAAGTGAGGCAGGTGCAGCTGCATTTTTATGGCAAAAGGATCATGGCGTACCTCCGGCTGAGAACGCTATTGAGGTAGAGGATACGTTAGAAGCCCTTCAGCATCTAGCAGCTGCATACTTACGCGAGACTGGCGTTTCTGTCGTTGGGATCACGGGAAGCAACGGCAAGACGACAACGAAAGACATCGTAAACGCTCTGCTGGGCACGACTTTTAAAGTACACAAAACCGAAGGAAATTATAACAATCATATCGGTTTGCCTTTAACGGTACTGTCCATGCCGCAGGATACAGATATTCTCATTCTGGAGATGGGCATGAGTGGACGTGGAGAGATTCGTCTGCTGGCTAATATTGCCCAACCAGATGTAGCTATCATAACGAACATAGGCGAATCGCACTTGCTGCAGCTTGGTTCTCGTGCGGAAATCGCTCGTGCAAAGTTGGAAATCACAAGTGGCCTTAAGCCCGGTGGTTTGCTGATCTACAACGGGGATGAACCACTGCTTTCACAAGTGTTGGCGGAGTCTGAAACGGTCAAGCCTGAAGGTTTAAAATTATTTACGTTCGGGCTAGCTGCAGGCAACGATGACTATCCAACTGAAATCACTTCGGATGGAGAAGGTAGCTTATTCATAACAGCCCAATCTGGCAAAGAGGCTTTCCGACTTCCCTTGCTTGGACAGCACAATGTTGTAAATGGTTTGGCAGCACTGGCGGTAGCGCGTCATTTCAATGTCGATGCAGATCATATACGTAAAGGGTTGTCGTCTTTAAAACTGACGGGCATGCGTATTGAGGTCGTGAACTGTCCTAATGGACTTACTGTGCTAAACGACGCTTATAATGCCAGTCCGGCTTCAATGAAGGCTGCAATTCAGACGTTGTCTGCGTATAAAACGGATGGACGTAAAGTCGCCGTACTTGGTGACATGCTGGAGCTGGGACCTGAGGAAAAGCAATTCCATGAGGAAATTGGAATTTTCGCGGCAAAGCACGACGTAGAGGTACTGTTTACCTACGGTGCGTTAGGCACTTCGATTGCACAGGGCGCGCAAGGGTTGATGCCAGCTGTTAACGTGCACGCTTATACAGATAAGCAAGAGTTGATCCAGCATTTGCGGGTTCATCTCCACGCCAATGATATTGTGCTGGTTAAGGCATCCAGAGGGATGCGACTAGAAGAAATTGTGGATGCGCTGAAAAACGGTCCGCTACAGAACTGA
- the murD gene encoding UDP-N-acetylmuramoyl-L-alanine--D-glutamate ligase produces MNHPDAYRDQEVVIIGLAKSGVQVAKVLHQAGAKLTVNDKKDREQCPEASELEALGISVLCGGHPEGLIHHGVKLVVKNPGIPYTAPPVQKAVELGIEVVTEVEVAYHLCKAPIIGITGSNGKTTTTTWVGKLLEASGMNPIVAGNIGTPLCEAAVDAKSDEWMVVELSSFQLKGTKDFKPAVACLLNVAETHLDYHGGMEDYVASKARLFANQTAADTAVVNWDDPVCRELVPYIKAKLLPFSMTERLQEGLFADPPYIPDVTDDIERSIVYRDGNGVLHPIIGIAEIGLPGRFNVENALAACAIAIAAGAEPANLAEPLSTFRGVEHRLEYVLEHAGVAYYNNSKATNSKATMMALSSFKQPIVLIAGGLDRGSDYTELVPSLQEGVKAVVLLGETRHKLAERAKQAGIEHVKVVDNGEDAAATLVEAVNKASEFAETGDVVLLSPACASWDMFRSYEERGRIFKEAAHKL; encoded by the coding sequence ATGAACCATCCAGACGCATACAGAGATCAGGAAGTCGTCATTATCGGTCTGGCCAAAAGCGGCGTGCAAGTTGCCAAGGTGCTGCACCAGGCCGGAGCGAAGCTGACAGTCAATGATAAAAAAGATAGGGAACAATGTCCCGAAGCTTCTGAATTAGAGGCTTTGGGAATTTCCGTTTTATGCGGGGGTCACCCAGAGGGGTTGATTCATCATGGAGTGAAGCTGGTTGTCAAAAATCCAGGCATTCCTTATACGGCCCCTCCCGTACAGAAAGCTGTCGAGCTCGGCATTGAGGTTGTGACCGAGGTTGAGGTCGCCTACCATCTATGTAAAGCTCCGATCATCGGAATTACTGGCTCCAACGGAAAGACGACCACGACCACTTGGGTAGGCAAGCTGTTGGAGGCATCCGGCATGAATCCAATCGTGGCTGGTAATATCGGTACGCCCTTATGTGAGGCGGCTGTGGACGCCAAGTCGGATGAGTGGATGGTTGTGGAGCTGAGCAGCTTTCAGTTAAAAGGAACAAAGGATTTCAAGCCCGCTGTGGCCTGCCTGCTCAATGTAGCAGAGACCCATTTGGACTACCACGGAGGCATGGAGGACTACGTTGCATCCAAGGCGCGTCTATTTGCCAATCAAACGGCGGCGGATACTGCGGTGGTGAACTGGGACGACCCCGTCTGCCGGGAGCTGGTACCCTATATAAAAGCGAAGCTGCTTCCGTTCTCTATGACAGAACGTTTGCAGGAAGGGTTGTTCGCTGATCCGCCATACATACCGGATGTGACGGACGATATTGAACGTAGCATCGTATACCGCGATGGAAATGGTGTGCTGCATCCCATTATAGGCATAGCTGAGATTGGACTTCCGGGTCGTTTTAACGTAGAAAATGCTCTTGCTGCCTGCGCAATCGCCATTGCTGCAGGCGCAGAACCAGCAAATTTGGCGGAACCATTAAGTACTTTTCGCGGCGTAGAACATCGGCTTGAATATGTTTTAGAACACGCTGGTGTAGCTTATTACAATAATTCCAAAGCAACCAATTCGAAAGCAACGATGATGGCCTTATCTTCCTTTAAGCAGCCTATTGTACTCATTGCCGGAGGATTGGATCGTGGCTCTGATTATACAGAGCTCGTACCTTCTTTACAGGAAGGTGTGAAAGCCGTTGTGCTCCTGGGTGAGACACGGCATAAGCTGGCTGAGCGGGCCAAGCAGGCCGGAATAGAGCATGTCAAGGTCGTCGATAATGGGGAGGATGCCGCCGCTACGCTCGTGGAGGCTGTGAACAAGGCTTCTGAATTTGCTGAGACGGGAGATGTGGTATTACTCTCACCCGCCTGTGCAAGCTGGGATATGTTCCGATCCTATGAAGAGCGTGGACGTATTTTTAAAGAGGCGGCGCATAAATTGTAA
- a CDS encoding stage V sporulation protein D — MKKSNVTMRRRLVWGLMGLFVLFAALSIRLAYVQLGKGGELSAKAEDSWRRNIPFAAKRGEILDRQGTALTYNVSSPTVMAIPVQIKKPEETARRLAPLLDMSEDKVLKLITKRTASQKLQPGGRKITMEKAQQIRDLKLPGIVVAEDNKRYYPYGDLAAHILGFTGIDNQGLTGVEKQQNSKLRGIDGSIAYLSDAGGRLMPGSSEKYIEPKDGLNLQLTIDKSVQSIMERELDQAMVKFQAKSALSIAMNPKTGEILGMAGRPSYEPALYKQYAPEIYNRNLPIWMTYEPGSTFKIITLAAALEEKKVNLKNDRFFDPGYIEVGGARLRCWKKGGHGSQTFLQVVENSCNPGFVTLGQRLGKETLFKYIRNFGFGSKTGIDMIGEGNGILFKLPQVGPVELATTAFGQGVSVTPIQQVTAVSAAINGGNLYKPHITKGWVQPGTGKVLEKVEPELVRRVISEDTSRQVREALESVVAKGTGRPAFIEGYRVGGKTGTAQKVINGRYSSSEHIVSFIGFAPADDPQIVVYTAVDNPKGIQFGGVVAAPIVQNILKDALIALKIPPRTNQIAKEYKYGENPIETVPDLVGATAADLYEDMNMNFMLVKSGSGKTVVSQAPKPGSRLERGSTIRIYMGD; from the coding sequence TTGAAAAAATCTAACGTGACCATGCGGCGAAGGCTGGTATGGGGGCTAATGGGATTATTTGTACTGTTTGCGGCCTTGTCGATCCGGCTCGCCTATGTTCAATTGGGTAAAGGAGGCGAGCTCTCGGCCAAGGCTGAGGATTCGTGGCGCCGCAATATTCCATTTGCCGCCAAGCGTGGCGAAATTTTGGATCGGCAGGGTACGGCGCTGACCTACAATGTCAGTTCGCCCACAGTCATGGCGATACCAGTACAGATTAAGAAGCCGGAAGAAACGGCACGCAGGCTGGCGCCCTTGCTGGATATGAGTGAGGATAAAGTGCTCAAGCTGATTACCAAACGAACAGCAAGCCAAAAACTTCAGCCCGGCGGACGAAAAATTACGATGGAGAAAGCGCAGCAAATTCGTGATTTGAAGCTGCCGGGTATCGTTGTTGCTGAAGACAACAAACGTTATTATCCTTATGGTGATCTAGCCGCTCATATTCTTGGGTTTACAGGAATTGATAATCAAGGGCTGACAGGCGTAGAGAAGCAGCAAAACAGTAAGCTTCGGGGAATTGACGGAAGTATTGCATATTTATCAGATGCAGGTGGTCGTCTGATGCCAGGTTCTTCCGAAAAATACATTGAACCGAAGGATGGACTGAATTTACAATTAACCATTGATAAGTCTGTGCAGTCCATTATGGAGCGGGAGCTTGACCAAGCCATGGTCAAATTTCAGGCGAAGTCCGCGTTGTCTATAGCTATGAACCCCAAGACGGGTGAAATATTAGGCATGGCTGGACGACCAAGCTATGAGCCAGCGCTATACAAGCAATATGCGCCTGAAATCTACAATCGAAATCTGCCTATCTGGATGACATATGAACCTGGGTCTACTTTTAAAATTATTACATTGGCGGCTGCCTTGGAAGAAAAGAAGGTCAATCTCAAAAATGACCGTTTTTTTGATCCGGGATATATTGAAGTCGGTGGAGCACGCCTGCGTTGCTGGAAGAAAGGCGGACATGGGAGCCAAACTTTCCTTCAAGTGGTGGAGAATTCTTGCAACCCTGGTTTTGTAACATTGGGGCAGCGGTTAGGCAAAGAAACACTGTTCAAGTACATTCGCAATTTTGGCTTCGGCAGCAAAACGGGGATCGACATGATTGGTGAGGGCAACGGCATTTTGTTCAAGCTACCTCAGGTAGGTCCTGTAGAACTGGCGACGACCGCTTTTGGTCAAGGGGTGTCTGTCACCCCGATCCAGCAGGTTACGGCTGTATCAGCGGCAATCAATGGCGGTAATCTTTACAAGCCTCACATTACAAAAGGTTGGGTTCAGCCGGGAACCGGAAAAGTGCTGGAAAAAGTAGAACCAGAACTGGTACGTAGGGTCATTTCAGAGGACACCTCCCGACAGGTAAGGGAAGCGCTGGAAAGTGTCGTTGCTAAAGGTACAGGTCGTCCTGCTTTTATTGAAGGCTACCGGGTGGGAGGTAAAACGGGGACAGCACAAAAGGTGATTAACGGGCGTTATTCTTCCTCGGAGCATATTGTATCCTTTATTGGTTTTGCACCGGCAGATGATCCGCAAATCGTCGTCTATACCGCTGTCGATAACCCGAAGGGCATTCAATTCGGCGGGGTTGTTGCTGCGCCAATCGTGCAAAATATTTTAAAGGACGCGCTGATTGCCTTAAAAATACCACCTCGCACCAATCAAATTGCCAAAGAGTACAAGTATGGAGAAAATCCGATCGAAACGGTACCTGATCTGGTAGGTGCTACTGCAGCTGATTTGTACGAAGATATGAATATGAACTTTATGCTCGTAAAATCCGGGTCAGGCAAGACGGTCGTGAGTCAGGCGCCGAAGCCGGGCTCCAGATTGGAGCGGGGATCAACGATCCGTATTTACATGGGGGATTGA
- the mraY gene encoding phospho-N-acetylmuramoyl-pentapeptide-transferase → MDIQLLLLTIVVSFILAVIAAPLLIPLLRRMKFGQQVRDDGPQSHLKKIGTPTMGGIVILVAFTLTFLKFSAIKNTDFYVLLVATLGFGLIGFLDDYIKIVFKRSLGLTARQKLFGQLLFGAIMCWLLLSNDHSTAIGIPGTSWSFDWGGWFYYPFIIIMMLAISNAVNFTDGLDGLLSGTSAIAFAAYAIVAIQATSLPAAVCSAAMIGAVLGFLVYNAHPAKVFMGDTGSLGIGGAIGAIAIVTKSEILFLIIGGVFVIEMLSVVLQVASFKTRGKRIFKMSPIHHHFELSGWSEWRVVITFWAVGLLLAGLGLYLNKGL, encoded by the coding sequence ATGGATATTCAATTATTACTGCTGACGATCGTCGTATCGTTTATACTGGCGGTCATTGCCGCTCCACTGCTCATTCCGCTGCTGCGGCGAATGAAATTTGGCCAGCAGGTCCGGGATGACGGGCCACAAAGCCATCTTAAAAAGATAGGTACGCCTACAATGGGCGGTATCGTGATTCTGGTGGCTTTTACGCTGACCTTTCTTAAGTTTTCAGCTATCAAAAATACGGACTTTTACGTTCTGCTGGTTGCTACGCTCGGCTTTGGGCTGATCGGCTTTTTGGACGACTATATCAAAATTGTATTCAAACGCTCGTTAGGCCTGACGGCGCGTCAAAAGCTGTTTGGACAATTATTGTTTGGCGCGATCATGTGCTGGCTTCTGCTTAGCAATGATCATAGTACTGCGATCGGCATCCCTGGAACGTCATGGTCATTTGATTGGGGCGGCTGGTTCTATTATCCGTTCATCATTATCATGATGCTGGCAATTAGCAACGCTGTCAATTTCACGGATGGGCTGGACGGGCTGCTGTCCGGTACAAGTGCCATTGCCTTTGCTGCTTATGCCATTGTCGCGATTCAGGCAACCTCGCTTCCGGCAGCAGTATGCTCAGCAGCTATGATCGGCGCTGTACTAGGATTTCTAGTATATAATGCTCATCCTGCCAAGGTGTTTATGGGTGACACAGGCTCGCTGGGAATCGGCGGCGCCATAGGTGCCATTGCCATCGTTACGAAAAGCGAAATTTTGTTTCTCATTATCGGCGGTGTATTCGTAATTGAAATGCTGTCCGTGGTCTTGCAGGTAGCTTCCTTTAAAACACGTGGCAAGCGTATTTTCAAAATGAGCCCGATTCATCATCATTTCGAGCTGTCCGGCTGGTCCGAATGGCGCGTAGTTATTACATTCTGGGCTGTAGGACTGCTGTTGGCAGGACTCGGACTTTATCTCAACAAGGGGTTGTAG
- a CDS encoding penicillin-binding transpeptidase domain-containing protein — protein MVKRIKLRTLLIGGCITLFFLVLLLKVFWIQVVSGEYWHNLVVTQVEKDQVIQPKRGTITDRKGNVLATDAPAYTVVVNPTIIQEYDLENEVVAKLHQLLKTPEDELRRHLSAKDKAGNYLKNREIRNGGWKVDPEVKAQVDTFKEYLKDKYQVIGAVDTVQGSKRYYPENKLASHVLGYQRKDGTAGMGLEAYYNKELSGTAGKLLYQRDRKGVPLQGSGSVYEPAQNGKNLKLTIDDTIQYYIEDAMQEAIAKYNPKTMTVVAADPKTMDVLGMATYPNFNPNTYGSTPLEYFRNNATQSIYEPGSTFKIVTLAAAVQEKVFNPNESYQSGMIRVGGWDIRDVSRNWGTLTYLQGVKRSSNVGFVHLGLDKLGGERLKKYINNFGFGVKTGIDLPSESTGAITFHTQYKSEVATASYGHGRVQVTPIQQVAAISAIANGGKLMQPHLVKEIINPDTGEVQTIQPKEIRQVITQESAAQTSSYLEQVVSDQEIGTGRLAYIDGYRVAGKTGTATKVVGKVYDHSKDVVSFIGFAPVNDPKMAVLVVMDEPNKSVGGGTAAAPVFKKIVSQSLQYMGVPKTGTKTNKSGGAVVKTVNLPTVPQLTGQVKKDAQNALLKQGIAYETVGKGSKIVRQYPEAGVKMKPGQRIYLLTEDSANMTIPDFTGVSLRDTLQVLTLMRVGVQVSGEGYVVSQKAQMVNGKRIVSVMLQPAKETVTGVKPEETQDSTNGVAANQIGSATKTEADNKNESGTTAEAGTDAGAPKRGISAVADEKSAAEIKGEDN, from the coding sequence ATGGTCAAAAGAATAAAGCTTCGTACACTGCTGATAGGGGGATGTATTACCCTCTTTTTTCTTGTTCTGCTACTTAAGGTATTTTGGATTCAAGTTGTGAGCGGGGAGTACTGGCATAACCTGGTAGTTACTCAAGTGGAAAAAGATCAGGTGATTCAGCCCAAGCGTGGAACCATTACGGACCGTAAAGGAAACGTATTGGCTACGGATGCACCGGCTTATACGGTAGTTGTCAATCCTACCATCATTCAGGAGTATGATTTGGAGAATGAGGTTGTAGCTAAGCTACACCAATTACTCAAAACACCTGAGGATGAGCTGAGAAGGCATCTTTCTGCAAAGGATAAAGCGGGGAACTACTTAAAAAACCGCGAGATCCGCAATGGAGGCTGGAAGGTAGATCCTGAGGTCAAGGCACAAGTGGATACGTTCAAAGAGTATTTGAAGGATAAGTATCAAGTAATTGGAGCTGTGGACACTGTTCAAGGATCCAAACGCTATTATCCAGAAAATAAGCTGGCTTCCCATGTTCTTGGCTATCAAAGAAAAGATGGCACAGCAGGTATGGGGTTGGAAGCTTATTATAATAAAGAGCTCTCGGGGACGGCTGGAAAGCTTCTCTATCAGCGGGATCGGAAGGGAGTTCCTCTTCAAGGATCGGGAAGTGTCTATGAGCCGGCACAAAATGGTAAAAATTTAAAGCTGACGATTGACGATACGATTCAGTATTATATAGAGGATGCCATGCAGGAAGCTATAGCAAAATACAATCCGAAAACGATGACTGTGGTAGCGGCTGATCCCAAAACGATGGATGTTCTCGGTATGGCGACCTACCCGAATTTTAATCCCAATACATATGGGAGTACACCTTTGGAATATTTCCGTAATAATGCTACTCAGTCCATCTACGAGCCGGGCTCCACGTTTAAGATTGTCACTTTGGCTGCCGCGGTTCAAGAAAAGGTATTCAATCCGAATGAATCCTACCAATCTGGTATGATTCGGGTCGGAGGCTGGGATATTCGTGACGTAAGCCGTAACTGGGGAACGTTAACTTATCTTCAGGGAGTCAAGCGTTCAAGTAACGTCGGCTTTGTCCATCTGGGGCTGGATAAGTTGGGTGGCGAAAGGCTGAAGAAATATATTAATAACTTTGGTTTCGGGGTGAAAACGGGTATTGATCTTCCGAGTGAGTCTACCGGAGCTATCACATTCCATACCCAGTACAAATCCGAGGTCGCAACGGCTTCATATGGACACGGACGTGTCCAGGTGACGCCAATCCAGCAGGTAGCTGCCATCTCGGCAATTGCTAACGGGGGGAAGCTGATGCAGCCTCATCTGGTAAAGGAAATTATAAACCCAGATACAGGCGAAGTGCAGACGATTCAGCCAAAGGAAATCCGCCAAGTGATTACTCAGGAATCTGCAGCTCAGACAAGCAGCTATCTGGAGCAGGTTGTGTCTGACCAGGAAATTGGTACGGGACGCCTTGCTTATATCGACGGATATCGTGTAGCTGGTAAAACAGGTACAGCGACGAAAGTCGTTGGAAAAGTATATGACCATTCGAAGGATGTCGTGTCCTTTATAGGTTTTGCACCGGTAAATGATCCGAAAATGGCTGTTTTGGTTGTTATGGACGAACCTAACAAATCGGTAGGCGGCGGTACAGCAGCAGCGCCTGTATTTAAAAAAATCGTATCCCAATCGTTGCAATATATGGGTGTTCCAAAAACGGGAACTAAAACGAATAAATCAGGTGGTGCTGTTGTAAAAACAGTGAATTTGCCAACGGTACCACAATTAACGGGTCAGGTGAAGAAGGATGCGCAAAACGCATTGCTCAAACAGGGGATTGCCTATGAAACGGTAGGCAAAGGCTCCAAAATTGTTCGCCAGTATCCTGAAGCAGGCGTCAAAATGAAACCCGGACAACGCATTTACTTGCTGACTGAGGATAGTGCTAACATGACTATTCCTGATTTTACAGGTGTTTCGTTGCGTGACACACTTCAAGTCCTAACCCTTATGAGGGTTGGTGTGCAGGTAAGCGGCGAAGGTTATGTCGTCTCTCAAAAGGCGCAAATGGTAAATGGAAAGCGAATCGTCAGTGTGATGCTTCAGCCGGCCAAAGAAACGGTGACCGGAGTGAAACCGGAGGAAACACAGGACTCGACTAATGGAGTTGCAGCTAACCAGATTGGGAGCGCGACAAAAACGGAGGCCGATAATAAAAACGAATCCGGTACTACTGCCGAAGCTGGAACAGACGCGGGAGCTCCTAAGAGAGGAATATCGGCTGTTGCAGATGAGAAAAGTGCTGCTGAGATTAAAGGCGAGGATAACTGA
- a CDS encoding UDP-N-acetylmuramoyl-L-alanyl-D-glutamate--2,6-diaminopimelate ligase, which yields MQLQQLASLLAVSRVVGDGTVDCRGIGADSRRVQPGDLFLCLPGFTVDGHDYAEQAIASGAAALVVERELDVPVPQLVVKDARHAMAVLADYMFDSPSRRMRMIGITGTNGKTTITYLIEKIMKDAGVNTGLIGTIQMRYGGQSYPMSGTTPEAVELQRYLGNMAEQGVQCCVMEVSSHALEQGRVKGTDFRTAIFTNLTQDHLDYHNTMEEYRAAKGLLFSRLGNAFSRDASDSKYAVLNADDPASSYLQAQTAAQVITYGVEKESDVQASRITIGAKGTFFHVSTFKGDTDIELRMVGKFNVYNALAAITAALLEGISLADIKRSLESIAGVDGRVEPVDAGQPFAVIVDYAHTPDGLENVLRTVKEFAVGKVWCVFGCGGDRDRTKRPLMGKIAARYSDHSFITSDNPRTEDPKVILKDIEQGLIDEGIPAERYELIVDRRTAIHKAVEMASPDDVVLIAGKGHETYQLIGKTVHEFDDRIVAKEAIRGLSK from the coding sequence ATGCAGCTTCAACAATTGGCTTCACTGCTGGCCGTCTCCCGTGTCGTGGGTGACGGTACAGTGGATTGCCGAGGAATCGGGGCGGATTCACGTCGAGTGCAACCGGGAGATTTATTTCTGTGTCTGCCAGGTTTTACAGTGGACGGACATGACTATGCTGAGCAGGCAATTGCGTCCGGAGCGGCAGCTTTGGTCGTTGAACGGGAACTGGATGTACCTGTTCCGCAGCTTGTAGTTAAGGATGCACGACATGCCATGGCGGTTTTGGCGGATTATATGTTTGATTCACCGAGCCGACGCATGCGCATGATCGGCATAACCGGAACCAACGGTAAAACAACGATAACTTATCTGATTGAAAAGATCATGAAGGACGCCGGGGTGAACACCGGACTGATTGGTACGATTCAAATGCGTTACGGTGGTCAGTCTTATCCAATGTCTGGCACTACGCCCGAAGCGGTGGAACTTCAACGTTATCTGGGAAATATGGCAGAGCAGGGGGTTCAATGCTGTGTCATGGAAGTATCCTCACATGCGTTGGAGCAGGGTCGCGTCAAGGGAACTGATTTTCGCACAGCTATATTTACAAACCTGACGCAGGACCACCTGGACTACCACAACACAATGGAGGAGTACCGTGCTGCAAAAGGACTTTTGTTCTCTAGGTTGGGAAATGCTTTCTCGCGCGATGCATCAGATAGCAAATATGCTGTTCTGAATGCAGACGATCCGGCTTCTTCCTATTTGCAGGCTCAAACTGCGGCCCAAGTGATTACATACGGCGTGGAAAAGGAATCTGATGTGCAGGCATCTCGTATCACTATTGGTGCCAAGGGAACCTTCTTCCATGTGTCCACTTTTAAAGGAGATACCGATATTGAGCTTCGAATGGTGGGCAAGTTCAATGTGTACAACGCACTGGCGGCCATTACCGCAGCTCTGCTGGAGGGAATTTCGCTGGCGGATATCAAGAGGAGTCTAGAGTCTATCGCAGGCGTAGATGGGCGGGTAGAGCCTGTAGATGCGGGTCAGCCCTTTGCTGTTATTGTAGACTATGCCCATACACCGGACGGATTGGAAAATGTCCTTCGCACCGTAAAGGAATTTGCGGTCGGTAAAGTATGGTGTGTATTTGGATGCGGCGGTGACCGGGATCGTACGAAACGTCCGTTGATGGGGAAAATTGCTGCGCGTTACAGTGATCATTCGTTTATTACTTCCGACAATCCGCGAACAGAGGACCCGAAAGTGATTTTGAAAGACATCGAACAAGGGCTGATTGATGAAGGTATACCCGCAGAACGATACGAATTGATCGTGGATCGCAGAACTGCAATTCATAAAGCTGTTGAAATGGCAAGCCCTGACGATGTAGTATTGATTGCGGGAAAAGGTCATGAGACTTACCAGTTGATCGGAAAAACGGTGCATGAATTCGATGACCGCATCGTAGCCAAAGAAGCGATAAGGGGTTTATCCAAGTGA
- the rsmH gene encoding 16S rRNA (cytosine(1402)-N(4))-methyltransferase RsmH, which produces MFHHITVLKEEATQALNIRQDGIYVDCTLGGAGHSSVIASQLGPEGRLIAFDQDDWALNNAREKLSAYEGKISLVKSNFRHLQDKLTELGLPEKDGVPQVQGILFDLGVSSPQFDEGERGFSYNHDAPLDMRMDQSSSLTAYEIVNEWSEAEIARILFHYGEEKFSRRIAKIMIERRLNKPIHTTGELVDIIKEGIPAAARRTGGHPAKRSFQALRIAVNDELGALEDTLHQAIRCLAPGGRISVITFHSLEDRICKHIFKEYLAKSIYPSDLPILEDKMIGDLKLVNRKPIVASEQELELNPRSRSAKLRVAEKL; this is translated from the coding sequence TTGTTTCACCACATTACCGTACTCAAAGAAGAAGCAACACAGGCACTAAACATCAGGCAGGACGGGATTTATGTGGACTGCACGTTGGGAGGGGCAGGACACAGTTCCGTCATTGCATCACAGCTTGGCCCTGAGGGAAGGCTTATTGCCTTTGATCAGGACGACTGGGCATTGAACAATGCGCGAGAGAAGCTGTCAGCCTATGAAGGAAAGATTTCATTAGTGAAATCTAACTTCCGCCACTTGCAGGACAAGCTGACTGAATTGGGATTGCCCGAAAAAGACGGCGTCCCGCAGGTCCAGGGTATTTTGTTCGATCTGGGTGTGTCCTCGCCCCAGTTCGATGAGGGGGAACGGGGATTTAGTTACAATCATGATGCGCCGCTTGATATGCGGATGGATCAGAGTAGCTCGCTTACGGCTTACGAAATTGTCAATGAATGGTCGGAAGCAGAGATTGCGCGTATTTTGTTTCATTACGGAGAAGAGAAGTTTTCACGGCGGATCGCAAAGATCATGATTGAACGTCGATTGAACAAGCCTATTCACACAACAGGGGAACTTGTCGATATTATCAAAGAAGGAATTCCGGCTGCGGCACGCAGAACCGGGGGACATCCGGCTAAACGCAGTTTCCAGGCTTTGCGGATTGCTGTAAATGATGAGTTGGGTGCACTGGAAGATACTTTGCATCAGGCAATAAGATGTCTGGCTCCAGGAGGCAGAATTTCGGTCATTACATTCCATTCTCTGGAGGATCGGATATGCAAGCATATTTTCAAGGAGTATTTGGCGAAAAGCATCTATCCATCTGATTTGCCTATTTTGGAGGACAAAATGATAGGCGATCTGAAGCTGGTGAACCGTAAGCCGATTGTAGCGTCAGAGCAGGAATTGGAGCTTAATCCACGGTCCCGGTCAGCGAAGCTGAGAGTTGCCGAAAAATTGTAA